The nucleotide window GGAGATCACGGGCACCAGTTCCGACTCGGGCACGGCCAGCCGGGTGGCGGGGAACCGGGTGAAGAGCTGGGAGAGCCCGATCGCGCTCTCCAGGCGGGCCAGGGCGGCGCCGAGGCAGTAGTGCGGGCCCGCGCCGAAGGCGAGCTGGCGTTCGTAGTGGCGGGAGTCGCGGATGTCGAAGCGCGCCGGGACCGCTCCGCGCTGTTCGCGGTTGGCGGCGGCCAGACCGACGACGACCGGCTCGCCGCGGCGCACGGTCACTCCGTGCAGGACGGTGTCCCGCAGCGCGTAGCGCATGAACAAGGTACGCAGCGGGGCGTTCCAGTGCAGGCCCGCTTCCACGGCGGCCGGCCAGTCCAGTTCGCCGTCGAGAAGCGCGGCGAGCTGGTCGGGGTGGGTGAGCAGGGCGAGGACGGTGCCGGTCAGCGAGTTGACCGTGGTCTCGTGGCCGGCCAGCAGGATGATCTCCAGGGTGTCGATCAGTTCCTTCTCCGTCAGTCTGCCGTCCTCGTCGTCCAGCGCCTCGATCAGCGCGCTGGTCAGATCGCCGAGCGGGGCCACGCGCCGGTCGGCGACCAGACGTGCCAGAACCTCGCGCTGCCCGACCGCGGCCTCCTGCCGTTCGGCGCCGCTCACCTCGACACTCAGCATCGTCCGGAAGTGATCGCGTAATCGGCGCTGTTCCTCGGGGTCGGTGAGACCGAACAGCTCGCAGATGATCAGCAGCGGGAGCGGATAGGCGAAGGCCTCCTTGAGATCGACCACCCCCGGCCCCCCGCGCTCCAGGCCGTCCAGCAGCTCCCGGGTGATCTCATGGATCCGGGGCGCGAGGGCGTCGATACGCCGGGGGGTGAAGGCGTGGCTCACCAGACGGCGGAGCCTGCGGTGGTCGGCCCCGTCCGCGTTGAGCATCGACTCCCCGACGATCAGGTTGAGCAGCGGCCATCCGGCGGGTATCTCCCCGCGCGTGTAGGCACCCCAGTGCCGTGGATCGCTGGAGAGGTCGGGGTGCGCGTCCAGCACCGTCCGGGCCGCCCGGGCCGACATGGCCGCCCAGGCACGGACGTCGTCCGGCAGCGCCACCGGCACCACGGGGCCGTACCGCAGCCACTCGGCTGCCTCCTCGTGGGTCCCACGGTTCGGATCGAGCGAGGACACGGGCCGGTCGAGCGACAGCTTCGAAGGGTCGATGCGCATGGACAGCTCCAACTGCACGTGGGATACGTTGCCTTGCGTCCGCTTACCGTGTGCGGCCGTACCGCGAAGGAAGGCTGTACCGGGTCCGGGCCGACCACCCGACAGGGCCGGAACCGTCGCCGGGCACGAATCCCGGGGCCGACCCCACCACCGTCATCGTAACGACCCGACCCCGCGCATACGTACGAAGCGGACGAATTCCCGCCCGCCCGCACGGGACAGGCCGGCCTCCTCGGACATCTCAACGCGGCGCTCCGGCCCTGCGGCACCATGACACCCAGTACCCCCGACTCCCCTCCCGGAGCACACTGAGTGCCGTCCGCCCCTCCCGGTGCTAGGTTCCCCAGCATGAACGAGGCACCCCGTCCCGACCGCGCGGCCGACATGCCGGGTCCGAAGCCGCCGATGCGGGAGTCCCTCGTGGCGGCGGCGTTCCAGCTGTTCGTGGAGCGGGGGTACGAGCAGACCACCGTCGACGACATCGTGACGCTCGCCGGCGTCGGACGCCGGTCCTTCTTCCGGTACTTCCCGTCCAAGGAGGACGTGGTCTTCCCCGACCACGAGGGCTGCCTGGCCGAGATGACCGCCTTCCTGCGCGCCGGCCGGCCCACGGACGAACCGGTGCGGCGGGTCTGCGACGCCGCGCGCCTGGTGCTGCGCATGTACGCGGAGAACCCGGCGTTCTCGGTCCAGCGCTACCGCCTCACCAGAAAGGTCCCGGGGCTGCGCGCGTACGAACTCTCGGTGGTCTGGCGGTACGAGCGGGCGCTCGCCGAGTACCTGCGCGGACGCTTCGCGGGCAGCCTCGACGGGACGCTGCGGGCCGACGTCGTCGCCGCGGCCGTGGTCGCCGCGCACAACAACGGACTGCGCTCCTGGCTCCGTTCGGACGGCCGCAGCGACGCGACCGCCGAGGTGGACCACGCCCTCGCCCACGTCCAGGGGGTGTTCGGACCGGACCGCACACCCGGCGGTCCGGCATACAGCGCGGCACACAGCCCGGCACACAGCGCGGCGCACGGGCCGGCGGCCGAGGACGGTACGGACGACGACGACGTGGTGGTCGTCGTCTCGCGGCGCGGCGCCCCGCTGTGGCGGGTCGTCCAGGAGATCGAGACCGCGCTCGGCCGCGATCCCGCACGCACATCTCCGGCCGATTGAGGGAACTCAGTGCCTTTACCTGTGACACTGCGTGCCATACCCTGAAGTGGCGCACGGCACTTCGCGCACCTTCGGATTCCGGTCAGGCGCAGGGAGATGACATCGTGTTCCACCGGGGAAGCGGGACCACGACGGACGTACTCGGCCCAGGGACGACGGCGACGGCGGCAGGGACCGCGGAAGCGTCCGGGGAGGCGGCCGGGGAAGGGCTCGTCTACCAGCGCTGCCGCTGGTGCGGGACCACCATGTTCCACCGGCTGCTCTGCCCGGTCTGCGCGGGCAGCGATCTGCGCACGGAGCGCAGCGCGGGGCTCGGCGTCGTCCGCCACACGAGCGTCGTGCAGCGCAACACCCCGGGTGCGCGCAACGTGTCGCTCGTCGAGCTGGCCGAGGGGTTCACCGTCCGGGGCCGGGTCTCGGGGCCGCTGATCGCGATCCGCACCGGCGACCGGGTCGAGCTGACCATGGCGATGGATCCGGTGCGCCGCGAGCCGGTGTTCAGGCTCTGCGACGAGCCTTTCTCCGGGCCGTACTCCGCCTGGCACTGAGGCGCACCGCGACGCCGCGGGGGACACTTGGCCGGGACGGACGATGCCCGAGAGCCGAGAGCCCGGAGGAACCCCATGTACGCCACGGACATCCTGATCGACGCCTACGGCCGCATCAAGGACGAGGTGCACGCCGCCGTCGTCGGCCTCTCCCCCGACGAGCTCAACGCCCGGCCCGGCGGCCGGGCCAACTCGATCAGCTGGCTGATCTGGCACCTCACCCGCGTCCAGGACGACCACATCGCCGACGCCTTCGGCCTCGAACAGGTCTGGCTGTCGGAAGGCTGGGCGGACCGCTTCGCGCTGCCCCTCGACAAGGACGACACGGGTTACGGCCATGGTCCGCAGCAGGTCGCCGAGGTCAAGGTGGACTCGGAGGACCTCCTGACCGGCTACTACGACGCCGTGCACGAGCAGACCCTGCGGGCGCTGCGCGACCTGGGCGCCGACGACCTGGACCGCATCGTCGACGAGAACTGGACACCGGCCGTCACCCTGGGCGCCCGCCTGGTCAGCGTGCTCTCCGACGACCTGCAGCACGTCGGCCAGGCCGCCTTCGCGCGAGGGCTGCCGGCCGACGGCTGAGCACCGCGCGCCCGGCCGCCCGGCGCTGTGATGTGCGCCTCACAGGCAACCCCGCCGCCGCCGTCCTCGTCCTGATCGGCAACGAGGTGGCGCGGCGGCGCCGGTGACCCGTTCACCCCAGGAGAGCGATCCGTAGCGATCCGGGGTGAGGAGCGGGGCACTATACACATCGCGTATACATGCTGTGTATACATGGTGCGTACAAAAGAACGCCGCGTCCACCGGCACCGGCGGACCGAAAGGCATCCATGTACGGCAAGGCATCCGCGCCCGAGTACCAAGGCGCGCTCACCACCCTGTCCGTGAACTCCTCCCTGGTCGACGTACTGGCCGCGGGGACCGAGCAGTTGCGTGCGGCCGAGCGCTCCGGGGCGCGCGGGGAGACGGCCAGGGCGGGTCTCGCCGTGGCGGAGGCGCACCGGCGGCTCGGGCAGGTCGGCGAGGCCGACCGGGCCTGGAAGGCGAGTTACCGCGCGGCCCGGGAGGCCGGGGACACGGCCGCCATGGCGTGGGCCCTGTGGAGCGGCGGCACGCTGGCCCGTCAGCGCGGGGCGCTCCGGCTGGCCCGGCGGCTGCTGGGGCTGGCGGCCGAGTTCGGCGAACGGGGCGGCGACGTCGTCGTACGCGGCTACTCGCTCGCCGGGATGGCGGAGACCGGCCGTATCCAGGGCGACTACGCGGCGGTCGGCGAACTGCACGAACAGCTCCTGGCGGAGGCGCGCCGGCGGGGCGAGGCACGGCACACGGTGTGGGCCCTGGAGGGCATCGCGCAGATGCACCGCAACACCGGGTCGTACGACACGGCGTACGCGATGTTCGAGGAGGCCGCGGAGATCGCCGGCCGGGCCGACGACCGGCGCGGTCACGCCTGGGCGCTGCGGGGCCTCGCCGACATCGTCTCCGTACGCGACGGAGACACCGACCGCGCGCTCGGACTGCTCGGGGAGGCCGAGGTCACCTGCCGCGAGATGAACCTGTCGAGCGCGCTGGCCTACAACCACAAGATGCGTGGCAACGTCCTGTACCGCGCGGGGCGTTACGCGCAGGCCCGTGACGTCTACGAGCAGGCGCTGGCCGAGTTCCGCGCGATGAGCGAGCCCCGTGGGGAAGCGCTGTCCCGCCTGGGCCTGGCCAAGTCCCGGGCCCACCTGGGCCGCGCCCTGTCGGAGACGGCCGCCGAACTGGCCGACCTGGCGGAGGTACTGGCCCGGATCGGCCTGCACCATGCCCACCGCATGGTGGAACGGGCCCAGGCGGAGTTCAGCATCGAGCCGGCACCGCGGGTCCCGGCCCCGTCCGAAACGGTCCCGCACCCGGACGGACCCGCCGCGGCAGGCGCCGAGGAGAGCTCCGGGCAGGGCGCGGCCCCTCTTGTCGCCGTCGCACGCGCCGCCGCCTCCACGGCGGACCGCACCGGCGTGCGGAGCGGGCGATGACCATCATGTCCTCGGCGTCCCCCGCCCACTCCCCCGCCCTGCCCACCGCCGATGCCGCCGCGCGTCTGCTGGAGCGCTGCCGGTCGCTGGTGCGGCCCGCGCTGGCCGAGGCGGTCGGGCGGCTGCACCCGTGGGTGGGCGAGATGGCCGCCTACTCCTTCGGCTGGTGCGAGCCGGGCGGCGCACCCGTGTCCGCGCCGGCGGGCGGCAAGGGGCTGCGGCAGGCCCTTGCCGTCCTGGGCGCGGAGGCCGCCGGGGCGCCGCGGGACGCGGGGGTGACCGCGGCCGTCGCGGTGGAACTCGTGCACACCTTCTCCCTCCTGCACGACGACGTCATGGACGGCGACCGGACCCGCCGGGGGCGCCCCACGGCATGGAAGGCGTACGGCACGGGCCCGGCCGTCCTCGCGGGCGACGCCCTGTTCGCCCTGGCCGTGGAGACCCTGGCCGCCACCTCCGGCACGGACATCCCGTCGGCCGTGCGTCACCTGTCGACCGCCCTCAACGACCTCGTACGCGGTCAGGCCGACGACCTGCTCTTCGAGACCCGCCCCTGGACGGGCCCGCGGGCGGTCCGCCCCGACGAGTACCGCGCGATGGCCGAGCACAAGACCGGCGCGCTGCTGGGCTGCGCGGCCGCCCTGGGCGCCGTGCTCGCCGGCGCGCCCCGCACGACGGTCGCCGCCCTCGACCGCGCCGGCCGCCACCTGGGCGTGGCCTTCCAGGTGGTCGACGACCTGCTGGGCATCTGGGGCGACCCCGCCGTCACCGGCAAGCCGGTCCACGCGGACCTGCTCCGGGGCAAGAAGACCTTCCCCGTCCTGGCGGCCCTCGGCACCGCGGCCGCCCGGCCGCTCGTCCGGCTCCTGGACCGGGCCGAGGCGCTCGACGGACCGGCGGCCCGCCGCGCCGCGGTCCTGATCGAGGAGGCCGGCGGACGCGGGGCCGCCCTGACGGAGGCCCGCCGCCACATCACCGCCGTGGAGGTCTGCCTCGACAGCCTGCCCTCGGCACCCCGCGCCGCCGACGACCTGCGCGTCCTGCTGGATTTCCTCGTACGCCGGGAGATGTGACCAACTCCCTTACCACTCCGGCCCCTTGACGCCGCAGAAAGCCCTTGCCACACTCACCGCCCGCCGCAGAAAACGCTTGCTACGGCCGTGCGCCGGGCAGGCGGCGGACCCCACATCTCCCCACCCACCCCCACCCCTACCCCCACACAGGAGAACCGAGATGGGACGCAGAGCCGCACCTCACCTCATTCGCCGCGCCGCACCGGCAGGTCCCCCGACCGCCCGGGGCCGCGTACGGCGGCCCGGTGTCATCGCCGCGTGCGCCACGGTCCTGGCCACGGCGGCGGCCGTACTCACCACGCCCGCGAGCCCCGCGAGCGCGGTCCCGGCGGACACGGTCCCGGCGGACGCGGCCCCGCGGTCGGCGGCGGCAGCGTGCGGCGAGGGCTCCTACCAGGCCGAGGCCACGCTGAGCGGCAGCACGTGGACCGCCCGGCGCGGAAGCGGTGTCGTCTACACCGGAACCGACATGCGGGCCGCGATGCAGGCGGCCGTCAACAGCCTCACGGCAGGCCGCACGTCGAAGGAACGGGTCGTCGTACGCGGCTCGGGCTCGATCGGCGCGGGGTCCAGGGTCTCCCTGCCGAGCTACACCGTGCTCGACGTGTGCGGGACCGTCGACGTCACCGGTTCGGGCTCCGGCGACCAGGCCCCGGTCTACGCACGCGGCGTACGGGACATCGAGGTCCAGCACCTGAACGTCACCGGCGCCCCGCTCTACGGCATCTTCCTGCGCAACGTCACCAACGTGGTGCTGGGCCAGATCGACATGCGCCTGACGGCCGGTCTCGGCGTACGCATCGACAACCGCGGCGACACCACCCAGTGGACCCGCAACGTCCGTATCGACACCGTGTACGTGTCCGGGGCGAGCAGCCACGCGGTGGAGACGTACGGGGTAGACGGCATCACCATCGGCACGGTCACGGCGCGCAACGTGGGCGAGTCGGGCCTGCTGCTGAACCAGACGGTCAACGCCACCGTCACGAAGGTGGACGCGGACGGGGCGGGCACCGGCACCGGGTACGCGGCCTTCCGGATGGCCAACCGCAACGGGCGGATAGGCAGCAGTTACGCGACCAACGTGCGGGTCGGCGAGGTCGTCGCGCGCGGGGGCGGCCGGGGCGTCTTCTGCGTCTCGGAGAGCGGCGGCGCCACCATCGACCGCATCACGCTCTCGAACACCGGGAACAACGCCGTCC belongs to Streptomyces sp. V3I8 and includes:
- a CDS encoding DUF664 domain-containing protein — translated: MYATDILIDAYGRIKDEVHAAVVGLSPDELNARPGGRANSISWLIWHLTRVQDDHIADAFGLEQVWLSEGWADRFALPLDKDDTGYGHGPQQVAEVKVDSEDLLTGYYDAVHEQTLRALRDLGADDLDRIVDENWTPAVTLGARLVSVLSDDLQHVGQAAFARGLPADG
- a CDS encoding polyprenyl synthetase family protein, with protein sequence MSSASPAHSPALPTADAAARLLERCRSLVRPALAEAVGRLHPWVGEMAAYSFGWCEPGGAPVSAPAGGKGLRQALAVLGAEAAGAPRDAGVTAAVAVELVHTFSLLHDDVMDGDRTRRGRPTAWKAYGTGPAVLAGDALFALAVETLAATSGTDIPSAVRHLSTALNDLVRGQADDLLFETRPWTGPRAVRPDEYRAMAEHKTGALLGCAAALGAVLAGAPRTTVAALDRAGRHLGVAFQVVDDLLGIWGDPAVTGKPVHADLLRGKKTFPVLAALGTAAARPLVRLLDRAEALDGPAARRAAVLIEEAGGRGAALTEARRHITAVEVCLDSLPSAPRAADDLRVLLDFLVRREM
- a CDS encoding tetratricopeptide repeat protein, which translates into the protein MYGKASAPEYQGALTTLSVNSSLVDVLAAGTEQLRAAERSGARGETARAGLAVAEAHRRLGQVGEADRAWKASYRAAREAGDTAAMAWALWSGGTLARQRGALRLARRLLGLAAEFGERGGDVVVRGYSLAGMAETGRIQGDYAAVGELHEQLLAEARRRGEARHTVWALEGIAQMHRNTGSYDTAYAMFEEAAEIAGRADDRRGHAWALRGLADIVSVRDGDTDRALGLLGEAEVTCREMNLSSALAYNHKMRGNVLYRAGRYAQARDVYEQALAEFRAMSEPRGEALSRLGLAKSRAHLGRALSETAAELADLAEVLARIGLHHAHRMVERAQAEFSIEPAPRVPAPSETVPHPDGPAAAGAEESSGQGAAPLVAVARAAASTADRTGVRSGR
- a CDS encoding cytochrome P450 — translated: MRIDPSKLSLDRPVSSLDPNRGTHEEAAEWLRYGPVVPVALPDDVRAWAAMSARAARTVLDAHPDLSSDPRHWGAYTRGEIPAGWPLLNLIVGESMLNADGADHRRLRRLVSHAFTPRRIDALAPRIHEITRELLDGLERGGPGVVDLKEAFAYPLPLLIICELFGLTDPEEQRRLRDHFRTMLSVEVSGAERQEAAVGQREVLARLVADRRVAPLGDLTSALIEALDDEDGRLTEKELIDTLEIILLAGHETTVNSLTGTVLALLTHPDQLAALLDGELDWPAAVEAGLHWNAPLRTLFMRYALRDTVLHGVTVRRGEPVVVGLAAANREQRGAVPARFDIRDSRHYERQLAFGAGPHYCLGAALARLESAIGLSQLFTRFPATRLAVPESELVPVISTAMNGLTALPVVLRPASA
- a CDS encoding Zn-ribbon domain-containing OB-fold protein produces the protein MFHRGSGTTTDVLGPGTTATAAGTAEASGEAAGEGLVYQRCRWCGTTMFHRLLCPVCAGSDLRTERSAGLGVVRHTSVVQRNTPGARNVSLVELAEGFTVRGRVSGPLIAIRTGDRVELTMAMDPVRREPVFRLCDEPFSGPYSAWH
- a CDS encoding TetR family transcriptional regulator gives rise to the protein MRESLVAAAFQLFVERGYEQTTVDDIVTLAGVGRRSFFRYFPSKEDVVFPDHEGCLAEMTAFLRAGRPTDEPVRRVCDAARLVLRMYAENPAFSVQRYRLTRKVPGLRAYELSVVWRYERALAEYLRGRFAGSLDGTLRADVVAAAVVAAHNNGLRSWLRSDGRSDATAEVDHALAHVQGVFGPDRTPGGPAYSAAHSPAHSAAHGPAAEDGTDDDDVVVVVSRRGAPLWRVVQEIETALGRDPARTSPAD